The genomic stretch TCCTCGGCATCGGGCTGGCCGCGGTCGTGCACCTGTGGCGCGAGCTGCAGCTCAAGGTCGACGTCGAGGTGGAGGGCCACACCCTGCACGTCCACCCGGCCGGGGTGCTCTACTTCGCCTCCGCCCCCTCGCTGGAGCAGCGGGTCAACGACCTGCTCGCCGACAACCCGGACGTGACGCGCCTGCTGGTGCACCTGGAGAAGCTGGGTCGGGTGGACGTCACCGGGGCGCTGTCGCTGCGGGAGCTCCTGGACGAGGCCCGGTCGGCGGGGATCGACGCGGGCGTGTGCGACGTGCCGCCCAGCCTCCAGCGCATCGTGGGGACGGTGCTCGCCGGCCATCGGGTCGACATCCTCACCGACGACTGACGCCGGACGTGCCGCTGTCGGACGGCGTGCCGCCGTCGGGCAGGACGAGGAACACCTGGCCGTTGGTGGTCACGGTGCGGTGCACGGCGATCGGGTCGTCGGAGGGCCCGCGCACGCGGGCGCCGGTGATGACGTCGAACCGGCTGCCGTGCCGCGGGCAGGTGACGACGGCGCCCTCCAGCTCTCCCTCGGACAGCACCGCACCGGCGTGCGGGCAGCGGTCGGCGGACGCGACGACGTGCCGGTCCACCTGGTAGACCGCCACCGGCCCGACCGGGGTGTCGTCGACCCGGGCCACCAGGCCGAGTCGACCGGCCAGGTCCGCCGCATCGCACAGCGGGTACAGCCGGGCGGTCCCCGCGGACGCCAGCCGACGGCCGAGGGCGCGGGGGAGCGCTCCCTTGTTGACCACCAGGTCGCACCCGCGGCGCTGGGCGTCCACCCAACGCTCCGGGTCCGGCCGCGACAGGTAGCCGGACACCACCGCCGTCGGCCACCGGGCGCGCAGGTCGTCGACCACGTCCAGGGCGTCGGCCCGGTCGAGGTCCACCAGCACCACGTCGGGCGCGCCCGCACGCGCGACCGCCGCGTCGCGC from Candidatus Nanopelagicales bacterium encodes the following:
- a CDS encoding Rieske 2Fe-2S domain-containing protein, producing MTERAALVGVLVADAGWVARAVDPALDRAGVVVDWRPRDAAVARAGAPDVVLVDLDRADALDVVDDLRARWPTAVVSGYLSRPDPERWVDAQRRGCDLVVNKGALPRALGRRLASAGTARLYPLCDAADLAGRLGLVARVDDTPVGPVAVYQVDRHVVASADRCPHAGAVLSEGELEGAVVTCPRHGSRFDVITGARVRGPSDDPIAVHRTVTTNGQVFLVLPDGGTPSDSGTSGVSRR